The stretch of DNA AGGAAGCCATTCCATGGCCCGGAATCATTTGCTGGGATTTTTAGGCTGGAATCTTCTACCACAGCCAAGTTTGTGGTCTCTGGTTTTCAGTTGAAGCCCTGGTGTCTACCCTGTGCTCTGACCTTCCAGGTCTCACAGATGGATAATGGTCTCATCTCTCCTGAGAATTCCCATTCCTGATGGCTCCTTTCTAACCGTTGGTTTGGAATagtgggaagaagagaaggaaaagcaagATTCAGTCTTTTTGGGGCTGAACATTTGGTTCCCTAGCctgactgttgtttttttaaaaagaaaattgctacACATGGGCATCACTGAATGTAGTAATTCCCAAAGATGATTCCAATTCCATAGAAATGAAACGAAGTTAGAGGCACAATAAACCCGGCAAAGTTCTCCATCTGCAGCACAGCGCTGCCCCCAAGGAAACTGAGCAGAGAAGTAGCCTGAGCCCCCAGGGTTCCAGGCCCGGTCCCAGTTCTGGAACCACTCCCCCATCCAGCCTAGCAGATGCCACCACACTTCATGGCCACTGGACTGAGTTCACGGGTCCAAACTCCTTTCAAACGACAACCAATGAGCATCTCATATGTGTGTGGCATTTATAGCATGTACATGCACCTAAGATGTCTCTGGCATGTTTACAGTGTAGGTGTGTATGAGTTCAAAGATTACATGTGGAAAGTAGTCAAGATCATCAAAGAGAAGAGGGATATACATACCAGAtttactggttaataatgcggattttttttttcaagagatggagttacacatatgttgatagaTATGCGATCTGTTATGTATACtatttttgttgtattgacagcaagcttccaaacttcatatgtcaaattttctgaaggtgttaacatcatagatatttttacacttaaaaatgtagaatttcaTGCCaagaaaaagagcatttgcggaaagtttttattcattactttattttgaagaaaagtgctgctgaatacttcgggaagcttatgatgaacatgctccatctcaagatacttgtgaatgttggtttaaatgctttaaaagtgatgatttcgatgtgaatgacaaagaacgtccaggtcaaccgaaaaagatTGAAGACCAACatttacaagcattattggatgaagatgggtGTGTTGAATCCTTTCAAGGTGACCTCAAGTCTCCTTCAAAAGCaattgcagaaagattaaattttGCTCAGCCACCAATTTCCAATTGTtcacaagcaatgggaaagattttaaaggaaggaaaatggtgcCACATCacctgaacaaaagacaaatggaaaaccaaaaagtcatcagtaaaatattgCTTCAATCACACAAAAaacttttttgcatcaaattgtgactggcgatgaaaagtggatttattttgagaatcccaaaagcACAAAATCATGGGCTGATCCGGGTCAACCATCAAattcgactgcaaggccaaatcgcttcggaaagaagacaatgctctgcgtttggtgggatcaggaaggtgtgatgtattatgagcttctaaaaccaggtgaagccattaatactgatcgataccaacaacaaataatcagtttgaaccacgctttgattgtaaaatgaccagaatgggccagaagacatggcaaagtaattttgcttcatgatgatgcatcacacacacttcaaaaccagttaaagtgacgttaaaagatcttgcctgggaagtattaacccacccgccatattcaccagaccttgctccttcagattaccacttgttctgatcaatggcacacgcactttctgagcagcatttcaaaacataaaaagaagcggaaaattgggtctctgaatggtctgcctcaaaacaagaaaagttctattaggacggtatccacaaattacccaaaagatgggggaaatgtgtagctagcaatggacattacttttaataaagcacttttgatgtttctcttgaaattattgtgatttctttgattacaaaatccacattattaactggtacagcTGGCATTGCTTTGCTGTAGTTTTAACTCCACATACTGGATGAGTTTCCCTTTTTGCCTTCAAACAATCAGCCTGGACCCCCTCACCGCTCAGCTTTGGGAAGTCCAAAATCGACCAACAATTTCTACTAATTCCCAGGAACACTTTTAGAAGGATAATGCACAGAAATTGCACGTATCTCCAGCAAACAGGACAAGGAATATTCATTCATCGAATGTACTGTGACACTAATACCCGCGTAAAAACACAGGAACGAGACCGGTTATCCAGGGCCTCGCAGCCTCCCCGGTGTTGCCTTCTAGGCCCTACCTCACCAGCTCACCGGGCTCCTGCCTGAGGATCACCCCTCTGTCGTGATTATGTTTGCCAGGCACTGCTTTATGCTTTTTGTGTGTATTTGCTCCTTTCATCCTAGCAAAAATCCTATGAAAAACTACTGTACTTGTCCCCACATTAAAGGGAGGAAACACAGGACCATGAGCGTTTACATTGATTACCACGGTGCCGCTGCTGTTAAGTTACAGTTAGGATCCAGCCCAGAGCTCTGGCTGCAGAACCACTTCTTTAACCAATAAACAGCGCTGTGGGAAGGGGTCAAGCTGGAGACACAGTCCCATTCCACAGGGTTAGGTGTGTTGAAAAATGCCCACTAACCTCCACATCTCACTTCTCAGATGTTTCCACACGTACCTTTAAAGATCTTATTTCCCGCCAACAAAGACCTTACATCTTTCCCACTCCACTCTAGGTGACTGCTCTCAGGTGTTTCTACCCACTGCTCCTTGCTGACGGAATGGAAATCAGCTACAACTCAGACATAAGCACTGAACATCTCCCATACTTTCCAGGGCTCTTCCCAATTCCATGTGTTTCCAGCTTTGGTTAGGCACTTTCTGAGATTTGGTGTAACTGTTCTAGAGGACTTAATAGACAAGTAGTATGTCTATGTGGAAAAATTAAGGATTtcggttttaaaaataaaagaactcagaaagttattttgataagatttaataaataaagcaaaatgcaaGTTTGAtgacaaaaaaaggaaacaggtTTTGTAAAATTGAATACAAGGTAATGGCAAATATTGGTTATGTAAATATATCAATAGGAtaacatgaaataataaatagtaaattaagaaataataaataaatatgtacatagatagatagataaataacaTCAAATCATTAACTATGAGGGACTGCGAAAAGATTTCCtgaataaaacttaataaaatctGTGACTGAAGCAGATAGAAGAGCCTTTGCACATGACCCAGGACATATGGGCAAAGGCGATATGGCACATTCATCAGTAAGAATCCTTTCAAGGTGACTTCAAGTCTCCATCCTTATTTCTTAGTCTTTCTTGCAAGGCTCTTGTTGAGGAGAAGGATCTCATGATTTCCACTCTGACAACTTCCCAGGCGCAGTCACTGtatttcttctccttcaggtAGAGATGGAGGCCCTGGAAGTACCTCTTCAAGGCCAGGGTAGGGCCCTGCGTGGCCAGGGCAGATccctcctctcccatctcccGCGCCCAGCAGGTGCCCAGGTCTTCCAGCTGCCGATGGAGTCCTGTGCGCAGTTGGTCCACGAGGGTCGTGTTCCAGGTGACAGAGGAGTTCTCTGAAGGCAGGAGGTCAAAGATCTGCTGGAGCATCTCGTGGAGGACAGAGAGGGCCTGGGCCTTCTGGACCTGGCTGCCATCCACCGTTGCCCGGGGGAAGCTGAAGTGCTTTCTGTCCTTCAGACAGAAGAGAGGGGAGATGGTGCTCATGTGGCTCAGAAGCACTAAGTTCTCCCTGCTGAGCAGGACGTGGTCCTGAGGCGGGTCACAGCCCAGAGCTCCACCGGGGCCAGAGCTGAACAGCACCAGGGCCGTGAGCAGCGAGAGCAGGAGGGCCATGGGCAAAGGAGggtgctgctggcctggctgagCTGGGCGTCTGGTGAACAACCTTGGGCCAGAAGTTCTCCAATGACCTTCTTTCTAGGCAGGGCCCTTAAATAGGGAACGccacaattttcattttctaaccATTGCTTTCCACTTTcgcttccttttttgttttcatttaatttaggTTTTTAAGAAGATGTCATCAATCTACACTACTGATATGTGCCATCTAAGTGCATACGTATCAGTCAAATGAGAAACGTCTTTGTTTAAAAGTCCAAGTGTAGGTAGGTGTGTAAATACTCACACAGGTACATACTCacgtatataaatatattacataaatattGCTCTTTGTATTAGAAAGAAAAGTTTGCCTTGACTCTGGGCAACATGGGAGTCAGGCTCCCTCACTCTGTGGGTTTGTGTATTTTGTCAGGTACTTAGCAGACCATGGTTGATAAATAAACTCTTTGGAACCAAGGAGTGAGTTTCGTTTACTGTTTTATGCACAACAGGTATGCGATTTTTAGTGACTGCGTTTAGGGGATGTTTCTCTTCTAGAACCCATTCCTGCAGGTCCACGTGGTTATGCTTCATGGGGGCCACTGGCTCAGGACTTCTGTAGACATTGCTGTTTCCTTCCAGCGTTTGTAACTGGTTGTTAGTGCTCCTCAGGCTGTGCTGATACCCCCAGCAGCAATCCTGGTTCTTTGCTGGTGGCTGTAGGTGTGGAGATTCTCATCACAAGATAGTaatattttcccagcaccacGGACGATATTAGCTCTAATAACGCTTTGCCTCTGGAGTGACAGTGTCCTCAGCACAAACTCTCTTGGACTCACTCCCTGAGGGCAGGCTCACCCCATCCTAAGGTCTTTAGAATCCCCTACGTTAGAGGGGCTTGTGTCTTTGTGGCAAAAGAACCTGTCAGGATCCTCATGCTTCCCCCGGGAGTGTTCGTGTGAAGGACCCTTGTCCTCAGTGGTACCTCCTCCTCTCCTGAGCCAGGACCCAGGTGTCAGTGGTGCCCCCAGCCCTAAACGCTGACAGCAAACGTTTGTTTTGTCTAAATGGGTGGACGCATTACTTATGCAATTGCAAtcatttatccactcatctattgatgggcacttgggctgttttcagatctgagctattgtaaattgtgctgctatgaacacaggggtgcataaaCTCTTCCTGaatggtgttttgggtttctcttaggatatattcctagaggtgggatcactgggccaagtggcatttccatttttaatttttttgaggaaactccattctatTTTCCACAATGGTTACAtgggtctgcattcccaccagcagtgtactagggttcccttttctccacatcctcaccagcacttgtcatttgttgataataattattctgacaggtgtgatgtgatacgtcactgtggttttaatttgcatctctctgatgatcagtgtctttgagcatcttttcatatatcccTCGGCCATTTGTGTGTCtgctttggagaactgtctagttcccttacccatttttttttttattggattgtttgtctttgctttgttaagttgtatgagttccttatagattttggatagtaaccctttatcagatgtatcatgggcaaatatgttctcccacacactggactcccttttcattttgttgatggtttctcttgctgtgcagagctctttattttgatgcagtcccatttgtttattttctccttagtatcctttgctctaggagatgtatctacAAACATATTGCTCTGAGAGGTtctgctgcctatggtttcttctaggattgttATGGTTATCATGTttcacatttaaatcttttatccattttgagtttattttggtgtatagtgtaagttggtggtccagtttcctTTTATGTTGTGCTAGTGTAGTTTTTATTGTTCAAGTCTCTACTTAAATTATTGAACACTTTATGCTCAAAATATCTGAGGTGGGCACAGGAGATTTAATGATGACGTCTCCTAGTGGAAATTTGTAGGACAGAAGCTGATGACCTTCAGCTGCTCATTCAGTCTGCGCGTTTCTATTGGGCTtctctgttcctccctctctgtctcctgCTCAGGATGCAGGGCAGTGAGGCTCAGGCCACTAACTCAGGGAGAAACAGCCTTCTTCCCTTAATTATTCCTGGtgcttaatttttaatgtaaataaccACATAGTCATTAGAATGGTTTCCTGGGCATAGTCTGTCTTGCTCCTCTggcattacttttaaaataatatatatatatttaatttttcaaatatatttgtattgattttggagaggaagggtgaggaaaagagagacagaaacatgaatgatgagagagaatcattgatgggctgcctcctgcacaccccctactggggatcaagcccacaagctaggcatgtgtcctgaccagaaatcagaccatgacttcctggttcacagattgatgctcaaccactgagccaggccagctgggccatCACACATTGCTTTCTACTTCACTCTGTGGTTAATACAAGCAATGAATAGTACAGAAACACAAAGGGACTTCACCATTTTTCTCTATAATTATCATGACTTCAtactttttatttgtcttttcaacATTCTCAGAAAGCAAAATCGACAGTTGTTTGtgggcaaaaatgaaaagatgttATTCTGTGTGTCATAAAAGTGAAAGAAGGGAAGTGGCTTCTGATGATGAGAGGACAAAGTGTAAGTGGGCAGAATGGACTGCAGCCCCGCGGGGTGCTGGTGctgtggcagagggaggatggagccagcccTGAGCTACCCCAACGCAGGGCTGGGCTgcctctgccagaggctcagAGACCAGGACCTCCTGGATCAGTGACCAGCCACGTCACTTTCCTGTCATTTAATGCACATGGGACCCACTCTGAGGACAGAACGGAAGACTCACAGCAACCAACGCTCAGAAGACTGTGACCACGACCCCCACTGCTGGAGCGGGACCCTCCCTGCTGCCTAGTGGATATTAACCCCGATGTACGTGCTCCATCTGGTTAATAACTCCACTCAGCTGCTGGAAGATTGCCTTGAGTCATGTGGATTTGAGAGAAATGGAGTTGGATGATCCTAAAAGAGTGTGCTCTTAATCTAAGTAATAATTATATTGATATTTCACAGTAAATGATAACAAAATTTTATTCCATGCTAACTATGgtccaagcactgttctaagatCTTTGAGATGGTGAATTCAACCTTCTCGATATCCCTATTTGCATTAAACTTGTTTATACCACTATTATGCAGTATAAATCTGGAGTGGTGAATTATTTGGAAGGTACCAAGAATCCAAGGTCAAAACCTTAAGGAGCTTGAGATAATGGCTTGTCTGGAAACGCCTGTTAACAGATGACAAGGATAGTAATGGACATGGGATTTATGGACCAAGGAGGGGCCACACCATGCTAGCACTGAGCAGGGTGGATGGGGTGACAAGGGATTCCAAGttccacttcagatgccagtggATTGCTGTCTATTGTTCTGTATGACATCACCAGTGTGGTCTGAGTCTATAGAACTGACTGACTTTAAGTTCTAAGGAAAAGCAGTCAACATTCCTTTTAAATGGTTTTAATGAGTAGAATTTTCTGACAATTGAAACAAGTTTGTCGCTGGCATTGGAGTAACCGTGGTCCCTCCAATTCCCAGCAGGCTGCTGTGGGTCAGGGTCCCCTGTGCTGGGGACACTGCTGTTGGCCACGTGTCTGTGGGAgagctctgctctcagcatccaCTTCCATCTTCTCCCCCTCGGAACCAGAATGATCTGCAGAAACAGGTGACTCAGTGCAGGCCCTTCCCATTGTTCCCCTCCTGAGGGCCTGCCTGTTCCCGTCTAGGCTTTACCTGTCTCTGTTCTGCCCAGTTCTCACACTGCTGCTGACTTtcacctccttcctgctcctAGGTGTGCTCTGTGTCCTGTTCCCTGATCACCAGATCGGAGTCTGCTTCTCACCTCTTTGCACTGAGTGCATCACCTAAGACAGGTGCAGCCCCACTGCTGGGAGCATCAGTGATACTGCCCTGTACAGTCGTGGAAACGTCCCAGGTGATCCACCCTCATTTCTCTCTGTACATCTGGATAGAAGAGACTGAACTTCCCAGAGAAATATGGCAACACATGTTCAGTATGGCAAGTTTCCAAATAGAAGATCCCATGATCTACAATCATTGTTTACACAAGAGCCAAACATAAGAGTCCTCTGATCAGAAATGCTTACATTGTGCTCTTCTACAAACGAAAGATAAAGTTCTATAACCATCAAAGTCTGGATAGTTTTCTGTTGATCAGTTACAAGAGCCACTGTGAACTTAACTAACAAATGTATTTAGCCAAACATTATCCTGAAGAACCtttccatttaagaaaaaaattgaaatttgcCCTTTAGAAACGGCGTATAGCCCCTACCTCCTCCACCACCGCCCtccccaaaaaaataaacaaggaggaggaaccaagatggcagcaaagttaaacaactaaactgccgcctcgcacaacaatttcaaaaatacaactataaaacaaaacatctaccacccagaaccacgggtaagctggctgagtggtagatttacaactaaggagagaagggagcgcaaacgctggagagctgaggtacagaggcgcgaaGCTGGCGGTGGGCAACTGtgcgcgcggcttttcttcaaaccgaagggagacaaactccctatcactctgaactccagtttctggggacacacgggggacccagacgcctacggggagaagctggactctcggccatcggtcggagattGAGAGTGACTtttcagggtttgctgcgctggagcatgggacacggggacttggaaacgcggaaaggcagagacggctgaaggcagccatggctgttggccatgccccagcctagtgacgccctgaaaccctgccccgcacattctacaaacctgcccaggctccacacagcggcctttacatataaatggcctgttctgtggcagctcaaccaaattaactgcagctccagtcagactgctccaaaacggcccaagcaaagaggagaaaactgtagctcttgctgtagctcctgctgggaggcctcagacctgcaccccattggagatccagacactagggtatctagtggtcggtatggacgacaccagatttcaaccactctcataagggacacattcaagaggcagactcagtgagcaccaaagccctactgtgtctccagcacagcaattcttccattatagacacagcaggttctcacagccaattggcctggaggtcaattcctcccagtgtaccaaaagcaatcaaggcttttaactacaccaagattttccactcagcccacaaaggggtgtaccaagagtgaccacctagagtgattggggaagctgagctaccggcccctataggtcactgaccacacaaagccactccatcaacacagggaggcagccaaaatgtggagacaccgaagtatgtcacgagtaggagagatagaggaaagcaaactaatggacgacacagtgttcagaaccacatttataaggttactcaagaatcttctaaaaaccgctgagaaacttgaagagaccttcaaggaccttaatgagaataccaaaaaaaaaaaaaaaaaaaaggaaaaggaccagtcagaaattatgcatacactgtctgaaataaagaatatacagacactcaactgtagaccaccatacccaaagagtcaaaccaaagatctggaatatgaggaagaaaaaaacacccaaccagagaggtggaaagaaaaaagaatccaaaaatgtgaggatagcgtaaggagcctctgggatggctttaagcataccaacatccgaatttttggggtgacagaagaagagagagagcaagatactgaaaacctatttgaagaaaacttccccacctggtgaaagaaatagacttacaagttcaggaagcacacagaaccccaaacaagaggaatccaaagaggaccacaccaagacacgtcataattaaaatgccaagggcaaaggacaaagagagaatcttacaagcagcaagagaaatacagttagttacctgcaagggagcacccatatgactgtcagctgatttctcaacagaaactatgcaggccagatgggagtggcaagaaatattcaaagtgatgaatagcaagaacctacaaccaagactactctacccagcaaagttatcattcagaattgaagggcagataaagagcttcacagataagaaaaatctaaaggagttcaccaccaccaaaccagtattatatgaaatgctgaaaggtattctttaaaaagaggaaaaagtgccgaaaccggtttggctcagtggatagagcgtcggcctgcggactgaaaggtcccgggttcgattccggtcaagggcatgtaccttggttgcgggcacatccccagtagggggtgtgcaagaggcagctgatcgatgtttctctctcatggatgtttctaactctctatccctctctcttcctctctgtgaaaaatcaataaaatatatttaaaaaaaaaaaagaggaaaaagaagaaaaaagtaaagataaaaattatgaacaactgccgaaaccggtttggctcagtggatagagcgtcggcctgcggactcaagggttccaggttcgattccggtcaagggcatgtaccttggttgcgggcacatccccagtagggattgtgcaagaggcagctgatcgatgtttctctctcatagatgtttctaactctctatcactctctcttcctctctgtaaaaaatcaataaaatatattttaaaaaaaattatgaacaacaaatacatatctatcaacaagtgaacctaaaaatcaagtgaattaaaaatctgaggaacagaataaactggtgaacataatagaatcagaggcatagaatgggagtggattgataattctcaggcggaaaggggtgtctgtgtgggggttatgggaagagactggacaaaaatcatacacctatggataaggacaatgggggaggagttaagggcagagggggggtgggaaccgggtggtggggagatatgggggggaaaaaggagaaacaattataataatctgaacaataaagatttattttttttaaaaaaagattggacAGCAATAtacataaaaagataataaaatctcttcctttgtttagagaaaaaaaaattggggggtaAACTTAtcaagatctttttttaaattggttttttaTTGGTAATGTATCAAATAATAAATTTCCCTGGGGACAACTGATATCTTTGTAATGATTTATTCGGATCATCTTCTATGTACCTTATTagaaataaaaggattttttttttcatcaaaaaaaataaataaataaaataaacagtaaaaatatcc from Eptesicus fuscus isolate TK198812 chromosome 15, DD_ASM_mEF_20220401, whole genome shotgun sequence encodes:
- the LOC129151661 gene encoding interferon omega-2-like, whose translation is MALLLSLLTALVLFSSGPGGALGCDPPQDHVLLSRENLVLLSHMSTISPLFCLKDRKHFSFPRATVDGSQVQKAQALSVLHEMLQQIFDLLPSENSSVTWNTTLVDQLRTGLHRQLEDLGTCWAREMGEEGSALATQGPTLALKRYFQGLHLYLKEKKYSDCAWEVVRVEIMRSFSSTRALQERLRNKDGDLKSP